One stretch of Miscanthus floridulus cultivar M001 chromosome 18, ASM1932011v1, whole genome shotgun sequence DNA includes these proteins:
- the LOC136521440 gene encoding urea-proton symporter DUR3-like: protein MCFAWRLRRRLHLLLVSSPRAGLSTMAAGGAGACPPPGLGFAGEYYSVVDGVCSRDGSFFGGKPVLAQAVGYAVVLGFGAFFALFTSFLVWLEKRYVGSQHTSEWFNTAGRSVKTGLIASVIVSQWTWAATILQSSNVAWQYGVSGPFWYASGATIQVLLFGVMAIEIKRKAPNAHTVCEIVRARWGRAAHAVFLVFCLATNVIVTAMLLLGGSAVANVLTGINVYAASFLIPLGVVVYTLAGGLKATFLASYTHSVVVHVVLVVFVFLVYTSSHRLGSPRVVHDHLTIVASAVRDCSAPLSHSDQACGPVHGNFKGSYLTMLSSGGLVFGIINIVGNFGTVFVDNGYWMSAIAARPSSTHKGYLLGGLVWFAVPFSLATSLGLGALALDLPITAAEAAKGLVPPATATALMGKSGSVLLLTMLFMAVTSAGSAELVAVSSLCTYDIYRTYINPDASGEQILRVSRAVVFAFGCLMGVLAVILNLVGVSLGWMYLATGVIIGSAVIPIALLLLWRKANALGAILGAVTGCVLGVTVWLSVAKVQYGRVDLDSTGRNAPMLAGNLVSILVGGAVHAACSLAWPQHYDWESSRQITTVESVAADSDLAEELKEERLVHAKRWIIRWGVAFTAVIAVVWPVLSLPAGRYSVGYFTLWAVIAIAWGTVGSAVIIFLPLVESWDTICKVCEGMFTNDAVYERLDEMNLRLKAIMADMPEAEERYQEMQKEKGLGAMEMVHPASSNRPSMVAKDDGDDLSRA from the exons ATGTGCTTCGCTTGGaggctccgccgccgcctccatctcctcctcgtCTCCTCGCCGCGCGCGGGCCT ATCGACGATGGCCGCTGGCGGCGCCGGCGCGTGCCCTCCGCCGGGGCTGGGTTTCGCCGGGGAGTACTACTCGGTGGTGGACGGCGTGTGCAGCCGCGACGGCAGCTTCTTTGGCGGGAAGCCGGTGCTGGCGCAGGCCGTCGGGTACGCCGTCGTCCTCGGCTTCGGCGCCTTCTTCGCGCTCTTCACCTCCTTCCTG GTGTGGCTAGAGAAGCGGTATGTGGGATCGCAGCACACCTCGGAGTGGTTCAACACGGCTGGACGGAGTGTCAAGACTGGCCTCATCGCCAGCGTCATCGTCTCCCAG TGGACATGGGCGGCAACAATCCTGCAGAGCTCGAACGTGGCGTGGCAGTACGGCGTGAGCGGCCCTTTCTGGTACGCCAGCGGCGCCACCATCCAGGTGCTCCTGTTCGGAGTCATGGCCATCGAGATCAAGCGCAAAGCGCCCAACGCGCACACCGTCTGCGAGATCGTTCGCGCACGGTGGGGACGAGCTGCGCACGCCGTGTTCCTGGTGTTCTGCCTCGCCACCAACGTCATCGTCACGGCCATGCTGCTGCTCGGCGGCTCCGCCGTGGCGAACGTGCTCACGGGCATCAACGTCTACGCCGCCAGCTTCCTCATCCCGCTTGGCGTCGTCGTGTACACGCTCGCGGGCGGGCTCAAGGCCACGTTCCTCGCCAGCTACACCCACTCTGTCGTCGTGCACGTCGTGCTTGTCGTCTTCGTCTTCCTCGTCTACACCTCCAGCCACCGGCTCGGCAGCCCCCGGGTGGTGCACGACCACCTCACCATCGTGGCTAGCGCGGTGCGGGACTGCTCCGCCCCGCTCTCGCACTCGGACCAGGCGTGCGGCCCCGTGCACGGCAACTTCAAGGGCTCCTACCTCACCATGCTCAGCTCCGGAGGCCTCGTCTTCGGCATCATCAACATCGTCGGCAATTTTGGCACCGTATTCGTCGACAAC GGCTACTGGATGAGCGCGATCGCTGCCCGTCCGTCGTCGACGCACAAGGGGTACCTGCTGGGTGGGCTGGTATGGTTCGCGGTGCCCTTCTCCCTGGCCACCTCGCTGGGTCTCGGCGCGCTCGCTCTGGACCTCCCCATCACGGCAGCCGAGGCGGCCAAGGGGCTTGTCCCGCCCGCCACTGCCACCGCGCTCATGGGCAAGTCCGGCTCCGTCCTGCTCCTCACCATGCTCTTCATGGCTGTAACATCGGCCGGCTCGGCCGAGCTGGTGGCCGTCTCCTCCCTCTGCACCTACGACATCTACAGGACGTACATCAACCCGGACGCCTCAGGCGAGCAGATCCTCCGCGTGTCCAGGGCCGTCGTCTTCGCCTTTGGTTGCCTCATGGGCGTCCTGGCCGTCATCCTCAATCTCGTGGGCGTCTCCCTCGGATGGATGTACCTGGCCACGGGCGTCATCATCGGCTCCGCCGTCATCCCCatcgcgctgctgctgctgtggagaAAGGCCAATGCCTTGGGTGCCATCCTCGGCGCCGTCACGGGCTGCGTCCTCGGCGTCACCGTCTGGCTCTCGGTCGCCAAGGTGCAGTACGGGCGCGTGGACCTGGACAGCACCGGCCGGAACGCGCCGATGCTGGCGGGGAACCTGGTGTCCATCCTGGTGGGCGGGGCGGTCCACGCGGCGTGCAGCCTGGCGTGGCCGCAACACTACGACTGGGAGAGCAGCCGGCAGATCACCACGGTGGAGAGCGTCGCCGCCGACAGTGACCTGGCGGAGGAGCTCAAGGAGGAGCGGCTGGTGCACGCGAAGCGGTGGATCATCAGGTGGGGCGTGGCGTTCACGGCCGTGATCGCGGTGGTGTGGCCCGTGCTGTCGCTACCGGCGGGGAGGTACAGCGTCGGCTACTTCACGCTGTGGGCTGTCATCGCCATCGCGTGGGGCACGGTCGGGTCGGCGGTGATCATCTTCCTGCCGCTGGTGGAGAGTTGGGACACTATCTGCAAGGTGTGCGAGGGCATGTTCACCAACGACGCTGTCTACGAGCGCCTCGACGAAATGAACCTGCGCCTCAAGGCCATCATGGCGGACATGCCCGAGGCGGAGGAGCGTTACCAGGAGATGCAGAAGGAGAAGGGCCTTGGCGCCATGGAGATGGTGCATCCTGCATCCAGTAACCGCCCGTCCATGGTCGCcaaggacgatggagatgatctTTCGCGGGCTTAA
- the LOC136523714 gene encoding uncharacterized protein: MPLGQIDLPITFGDLTNYQMETLTFEVIGFHGTYHAILRHPCYTKFMAIPNYTYLKLKMLGPCGVITMGTSFQCTYECKVGCSEHIAAIVASEELTTIRKEVIEEAPDPKQLARSFELVEGTMDVLIDPSISRGKVVRIGTTLSSK, encoded by the coding sequence atgccacttggacagatcgatctacccatcacctttggggatctaaCCAATTATcagatggagacccttaccttcgaggtcaTCGGGTTCCACGGGACATACCACGCCATCCTAAGAcatccatgctacacgaagttcatggccatccctaactacacctatctaaagttgaagatgttgggtccatgcggggtcatcaccatggGCACTTCTTTCCAGTgcacctatgagtgcaaggtcggGTGCAGCGAACACATCGCGGCAATtgtcgcctccgaagagctcacgaccatcaggaaggaggtcatcgaagaagcacccgaccccaagcagTTGGCTAGATCTTTTGAGCTTGTGGAGGGCACCATGgatgtcctcatagaccccagcatctccaggggcaaagtggtgcgcattggcaccacactttcctctaaatag